The segment GTGAATACGGGCAAGCGCGATCCGCTCGACTTCGTGCTGTGGAAGTCGTCGAAAGAGTCCGAGCCGGAAGAAGTCAAATGGGATTCGAAGTGGGGCAAGGGCCGCCCGGGCTGGCATATCGAGTGCTCGGCCATGTCCTGCGCCTTGCTCGGCGAACAGTTCGACATCCATGGCGGTGGCGCGGACTTGCAATTCCCGCACCACGAAAACGAGATCGCCCAGTCCGAAGGCGCGTTCGGCCATACCAGCGTCAATTACTGGATCCATAACGGCTTCGTGCGCCTGGACAATGAAAAAATGTCCAAGTCGCTCGGCAATTTCTTCACCATCCGCGAAGTGCTGCAAAAGTTCGATGCCGAAGTGATCCGCTTCTTCATCCTGCGCGCGCACTACCGCAGCCCCCTCAATTACTCGGACGTGCACCTGGACGACGCGCGCCTGGCGCTGACCCGTTTGTACACGGCGCTGGCCGGCGTGGCGGTGGAAGAGGGCGCCATCGACTGGAACGAAGCACATGCCGTGCGCGTGCGCGACGCCATGGATGACGATTTCAATACGCCGCTGGCCGTGGCCGCCCTGTTCGACCTGGCAACGGAAGTGAACAAGAGCAAGTCGCCAGCGCTGGCGCGTCAATTGAAGGGCCTGGCGGGCGTATTCGGCTTGCTCGAACGCACGCCGCAGCAATTCCTGCAAGCGACCGTCGGCGCCGCCGGCGACCAGGACGAGGCGGCCGGTATCGAAGCGGCCATCGCGGCGCGCAGCGCGGCGAAAAAGGCGCGCGACTTTGCCCAGTCCGACAAGATCCGTGCCGACTTGCTGGCCGCGGGCATCATTCTTGAAGATAAGCCTGACGGCTCGACCAACTGGCGCCGCGCATGATGGCTACGTCCAGGGAAAACGGGGAAGCGCCGGTGGAGGCGCAGGTGATCCAGGTGCCGCACTACTGGGAAGAGGCGAAGATCGAGCTGATGAAGCGCGACCGCATCATGAAAAAACTCATCCCGCAATTTGGCGACCTGCACCTGGTCGGCCATAGCGACCCGTTTACCACCCTGGCACGTTCGCTGGTAGGGCAGCAGATCACGCCCAAGGCGGCCGACGCCGCCTGGAAAAAGCTGCTGCTGGCGTGCCCGAAATGCACGCCGTCGCAAGTATTGAAGGCCGGCGCCGAGCAGCTTTCCGCCTGCGGCTTGTCCAAACGCAAGACCGAATACATCCTCGACCTGGCCGACCATTTCAAG is part of the Janthinobacterium sp. 67 genome and harbors:
- a CDS encoding DNA-3-methyladenine glycosylase family protein; translation: MMATSRENGEAPVEAQVIQVPHYWEEAKIELMKRDRIMKKLIPQFGDLHLVGHSDPFTTLARSLVGQQITPKAADAAWKKLLLACPKCTPSQVLKAGAEQLSACGLSKRKTEYILDLADHFKAKRVHASQWDQMDDEAVIAELVQIRGIGRWTAEMFLIFNLLRPNVLPLDDPGLIQGISVNYFSGEPVSRSDAREVSANWEPWRTVATWYLWRSLDPAAAPAAPDAAPGAAAGTVK
- the cysS gene encoding cysteine--tRNA ligase; its protein translation is MSNLKIYNTLAREKQVFVPMEAGKVRMYVCGMTIYDYCHIGHARMMMAFDVIYRWLKASGFDVTYVRNITDIDDKIIRRAVENGETISQLTTRFTRYMDEDTAALGILTPDHTPRATEYVPQMLRLIEQLEAKDLAYQGADGDVNYAVRNFPHYGKLSGKSLDDLRAGERVDVNTGKRDPLDFVLWKSSKESEPEEVKWDSKWGKGRPGWHIECSAMSCALLGEQFDIHGGGADLQFPHHENEIAQSEGAFGHTSVNYWIHNGFVRLDNEKMSKSLGNFFTIREVLQKFDAEVIRFFILRAHYRSPLNYSDVHLDDARLALTRLYTALAGVAVEEGAIDWNEAHAVRVRDAMDDDFNTPLAVAALFDLATEVNKSKSPALARQLKGLAGVFGLLERTPQQFLQATVGAAGDQDEAAGIEAAIAARSAAKKARDFAQSDKIRADLLAAGIILEDKPDGSTNWRRA